From a region of the Halorubrum sp. BV1 genome:
- a CDS encoding MFS transporter → MGLLSRAAATDRRVIVLALARMVGAAGNSFLIVVLPLYIASDLIDVDALIGSAVGIGAAEVTLTEPLLIGIVLSLFGFLNSFSQPLTGRLSDRMGVRRPFVLAGILLLGTASGLYIIADTYWHLVALRAAQGFGAALIIPATVALVNEYAASDSDRGGNFGVYNTFRLIGFGFGPVLAGAVVEGGPYDLSPIGLPTLDGFDAAFVAACAGAYLSFVLVFLLVRDAAESSAASDDLSIRVRGEDRLLDPVFALGLATVAMGLCIAMFATLQNQINVRLDQAPVWFGIQFGAVTIANVLLQVPVGQASDRIGRRPFLLAGFVLLAPTTLLQGIVTDPIVMTLVRLGQGVAVAFVFAPSLALAGDLAREGESGTTLSVLTMGFGFGIALGPLASGWLVGFGFVVPFAVGAVLAAVALVGVVTQVEETLGASDDAAATAAD, encoded by the coding sequence ATGGGGCTACTCTCGCGGGCGGCGGCGACCGACCGGCGCGTCATCGTGCTGGCACTCGCGCGGATGGTCGGGGCGGCCGGGAACTCGTTTCTCATCGTCGTGTTGCCGCTGTACATCGCCAGCGACCTGATCGATGTCGACGCGCTGATTGGCTCCGCGGTCGGGATCGGGGCTGCGGAGGTGACGCTGACCGAGCCGCTCCTCATCGGAATCGTCCTCTCGCTTTTCGGCTTTCTCAACAGCTTCTCACAGCCGCTGACCGGACGGCTCTCGGACCGGATGGGCGTCCGGCGGCCGTTCGTGCTGGCCGGCATCCTGCTTCTCGGAACCGCGAGCGGACTCTACATTATCGCCGACACGTACTGGCACCTCGTCGCCCTCCGGGCGGCACAGGGGTTCGGCGCGGCGCTCATCATCCCGGCGACGGTCGCGCTCGTCAACGAGTACGCCGCGAGCGACAGCGACCGCGGCGGGAACTTCGGCGTCTACAACACGTTCCGGCTGATCGGGTTCGGCTTCGGTCCGGTGCTCGCGGGGGCCGTCGTCGAGGGCGGGCCGTACGACCTCTCGCCGATCGGGCTCCCGACGCTCGACGGATTCGACGCCGCCTTCGTCGCGGCCTGTGCCGGGGCGTACCTCAGCTTCGTCTTAGTGTTCCTTCTCGTCCGCGACGCCGCCGAGTCGAGCGCGGCGAGCGACGACCTCTCGATCCGGGTGCGCGGCGAGGACCGCCTGCTCGACCCCGTGTTCGCGCTCGGGCTGGCGACCGTCGCGATGGGGCTGTGTATCGCGATGTTCGCCACGCTCCAGAACCAGATCAACGTCCGACTCGACCAAGCTCCCGTCTGGTTCGGGATTCAGTTCGGCGCGGTCACCATCGCGAACGTCCTCTTACAGGTGCCCGTGGGACAGGCGAGCGACCGGATCGGCCGGCGACCGTTCCTGCTCGCCGGCTTCGTGTTGCTCGCCCCGACGACGCTACTGCAGGGGATCGTCACCGATCCGATCGTCATGACGCTCGTTCGGCTCGGGCAGGGCGTCGCCGTCGCGTTCGTGTTCGCGCCGTCGCTCGCGCTCGCGGGCGACCTCGCGCGGGAGGGGGAGTCCGGGACGACGCTGTCGGTGCTCACGATGGGATTCGGCTTCGGCATCGCGCTCGGGCCGCTCGCGTCCGGCTGGCTCGTCGGCTTCGGGTTCGTCGTCCCCTTCGCCGTCGGCGCGGTGCTCGCGGCCGTCGCGCTCGTCGGCGTCGTGACGCAGGTCGAGGAGACGCTCGGCGCGAGCGACGACGCGGCCGCGACGGCCGCGGACTGA
- a CDS encoding PAS domain-containing protein: MPEQIDVLHVDDDPSVLDLTAAYLDRELSAVAVTSVTDPTDALDRLSERSFDCVVSDYDMPGMDGLAFFDALRKRDRRVPFVLYTGKGSEEIASQALNAGVTGYFQKGGPEQLRRLANRVDQAVEEHRTREVADRYSTVIDALAYPVYVVDDSGVFTFVNEPFAALTGYDREEIIGSTPDLIKGPDAVAEAENRLGNVLSSTSPNVEHFGVDIVPKDGEPIPCRDHMAALPYEGECFEGSVGILRDVSDEHERREELETKTRALDEAPVGITITDPDRSDNPMVYVNDRFVEMTGYGREEAVGVNCRFLQGDDTDEASIERLRRAINAGEPESVEMLNYRKDGTEFWNRVSIAPIRDDDGQVTEWVGFQEDITAFKEREAALKRQNERLDSFAGIVSHDLRNPLNVAQGRVDLAAKARDGDDEHLSTAADALDRIETIVDHTLTLAREGESVGDPEAVSLAAVAADSWDTVDTDVAAMEIETDGAVRADPDRLRNLFENLIRNAVEHAGDNITVRVGDLPDGFYVEDDGPGIPEAIRDDLFEPGESGVDGNTGFGLAIVHEIATAHGWDVSVTDAETGGARFEIRGVTRRVEAA; the protein is encoded by the coding sequence ATGCCCGAGCAGATCGACGTGTTGCACGTCGACGACGACCCGTCCGTGCTGGATCTGACGGCGGCGTATCTCGATCGCGAGCTTTCGGCGGTGGCGGTAACGAGCGTCACGGACCCGACCGACGCGCTCGACCGGTTGAGCGAGAGGTCGTTCGACTGCGTCGTCAGCGACTACGACATGCCCGGCATGGACGGGCTTGCGTTCTTCGACGCGCTCCGCAAGCGCGACCGACGGGTGCCGTTCGTGCTCTACACGGGGAAGGGGTCGGAGGAGATCGCGAGTCAGGCGCTCAACGCCGGCGTCACGGGATACTTCCAGAAGGGCGGCCCCGAGCAGCTCCGGCGGCTCGCGAACCGGGTCGACCAAGCGGTCGAGGAACACCGGACGCGGGAGGTCGCAGACCGTTACTCGACGGTCATCGACGCGCTCGCGTATCCGGTGTACGTCGTCGACGATAGCGGCGTGTTCACCTTCGTCAACGAGCCGTTCGCGGCGCTCACCGGCTACGACCGCGAGGAGATAATCGGTAGCACGCCCGATCTGATAAAGGGACCAGATGCGGTTGCCGAGGCCGAGAACCGGCTCGGGAACGTCCTGTCGAGTACCAGCCCGAACGTCGAGCACTTCGGCGTCGACATCGTCCCGAAGGACGGCGAGCCGATCCCGTGTCGCGACCACATGGCCGCGCTCCCGTACGAGGGCGAGTGCTTCGAGGGGAGCGTCGGCATCCTGCGAGACGTCTCCGACGAGCACGAGCGACGCGAGGAACTGGAGACGAAGACTCGGGCGCTCGACGAGGCCCCGGTCGGGATCACGATCACGGACCCGGATCGGTCGGACAATCCCATGGTGTACGTCAACGACCGGTTCGTCGAGATGACCGGGTACGGCCGCGAGGAGGCCGTCGGTGTCAACTGTCGATTCCTGCAGGGCGACGACACAGACGAGGCGTCCATCGAGCGACTCCGGCGCGCCATCAACGCGGGCGAACCCGAGAGCGTCGAAATGCTGAATTACCGCAAGGACGGCACGGAGTTCTGGAACCGCGTCAGCATCGCGCCGATCCGCGACGACGACGGACAGGTCACGGAGTGGGTCGGATTCCAGGAAGACATCACCGCATTCAAAGAGCGCGAGGCCGCGCTAAAACGGCAGAACGAGCGGCTCGACTCGTTCGCCGGGATCGTGAGCCACGACCTCCGGAACCCGCTCAACGTCGCACAGGGCCGCGTCGACCTCGCGGCGAAGGCCCGTGACGGCGACGACGAGCACCTCTCGACCGCGGCCGACGCGCTCGACCGCATCGAGACGATCGTCGACCACACCCTCACGCTGGCCCGCGAGGGCGAGTCCGTCGGCGACCCGGAGGCCGTCTCGCTCGCCGCCGTCGCCGCCGACAGCTGGGACACGGTCGACACCGACGTGGCCGCGATGGAAATCGAGACTGACGGCGCGGTGCGCGCCGACCCCGACCGTCTCCGGAACCTGTTCGAGAACCTGATTCGCAACGCGGTGGAACACGCGGGCGACAACATCACGGTCCGGGTCGGTGACCTCCCGGACGGCTTCTACGTCGAAGACGACGGTCCGGGTATCCCGGAGGCGATCCGTGATGACCTCTTCGAACCGGGCGAAAGCGGCGTCGACGGGAACACCGGATTCGGCCTCGCGATCGTCCACGAGATCGCCACCGCACACGGCTGGGACGTGTCTGTGACGGACGCCGAAACCGGCGGCGCGCGGTTCGAGATCCGCGGCGTGACGCGGCGCGTCGAGGCCGCGTGA
- a CDS encoding helix-hairpin-helix domain-containing protein produces MGGETLPGTAAADGDEASDRVVLHVDMDCFYASCERLRRPELADEPVVVGMGYEAGETGGAVATASYEARAFGVESAMPISEALELLPRRADADPDDPDAPNPEETGRYLPVDLDFYKDVASEVKAIVRDCADTRREVSIDEAYLDVTDRTSWAVAGGGPDADDAPPPSAAAGPADARTLAEGYARHVKSRIEREAGVPASVGVAPNMSAAKVASDADKPDGLVVVPPGSVADFLAPLPTADVHGVGPVTERTLADMGIETAGDLADADPDRLAAELGDRGRELSRRARGDDDRPVTPTGLPKSLSRESSLPATADDETKRATVSALATDVARRARERGCLYRTIGIKVVEPPFEVNTRARSLPGPVDDPDLVEEVALDRLTEFADARVRKLGVRVSNLDFAESDQATLAGFDAADRSGGEGSEPSGSRSTDDAGGSTLTDWVGTEPSVETDGQSETDGGDGGGRDDGSDGRPRRPEDGQASLDEWD; encoded by the coding sequence ATGGGTGGCGAGACGCTCCCCGGGACGGCCGCGGCCGACGGCGACGAGGCGAGCGACCGCGTCGTCCTGCATGTGGATATGGACTGTTTTTACGCCTCCTGTGAGCGACTGCGTCGCCCCGAACTCGCCGACGAGCCCGTCGTCGTGGGCATGGGCTACGAAGCGGGCGAGACGGGCGGCGCAGTCGCGACCGCGAGCTACGAGGCCCGCGCGTTCGGCGTCGAGAGCGCGATGCCGATCTCCGAGGCGTTGGAGTTGCTCCCCCGACGCGCCGACGCCGACCCAGACGACCCGGACGCGCCGAACCCCGAGGAGACCGGACGATACCTCCCCGTCGACCTCGACTTCTACAAGGACGTCGCGAGCGAGGTGAAAGCGATCGTCCGCGACTGCGCCGACACGCGGCGGGAAGTGAGCATCGACGAGGCGTACCTCGACGTCACCGACCGCACCTCGTGGGCCGTCGCCGGTGGCGGGCCCGACGCCGATGACGCGCCGCCCCCGAGCGCCGCGGCCGGTCCCGCCGACGCCCGAACGCTCGCGGAGGGGTACGCCCGCCACGTTAAATCCCGGATCGAACGCGAGGCGGGCGTGCCGGCGAGCGTCGGCGTCGCCCCCAACATGTCGGCAGCGAAGGTCGCGAGCGACGCCGACAAGCCCGACGGACTCGTCGTCGTCCCGCCCGGATCGGTCGCCGACTTCCTCGCGCCGCTGCCGACTGCAGACGTCCACGGCGTCGGCCCCGTGACGGAGCGGACCCTCGCCGACATGGGGATAGAGACCGCGGGCGATCTCGCCGACGCCGACCCCGACCGGCTCGCCGCGGAACTCGGCGACCGCGGACGGGAGCTGTCGCGCCGCGCCCGCGGAGACGACGATCGACCGGTGACGCCGACCGGCCTCCCGAAGAGCCTCTCACGAGAGTCGTCGCTGCCGGCCACCGCCGACGACGAGACGAAGCGGGCGACGGTGTCGGCGCTGGCGACCGACGTGGCCCGCCGCGCCCGCGAGCGGGGCTGCCTGTACCGAACCATCGGGATCAAGGTAGTTGAGCCGCCGTTCGAGGTGAACACTCGCGCGCGGAGCCTCCCCGGCCCCGTCGACGACCCCGACCTCGTCGAGGAGGTCGCGCTCGATCGCCTCACCGAGTTCGCCGACGCTCGAGTCCGCAAGCTCGGCGTCCGCGTCTCGAATCTCGATTTCGCGGAGAGCGATCAGGCGACGCTCGCCGGGTTTGATGCGGCCGATCGGTCCGGTGGCGAGGGCTCCGAGCCGTCCGGTTCCCGGTCGACCGACGACGCCGGCGGCAGCACGCTCACGGACTGGGTCGGCACAGAGCCGAGCGTCGAGACCGACGGACAAAGCGAGACCGACGGAGGCGACGGAGGCGGGAGAGACGACGGAAGCGACGGTCGGCCGCGACGCCCCGAGGACGGACAGGCCTCGCTCGACGAGTGGGACTGA
- a CDS encoding NUDIX hydrolase, protein MDDSADLSWETLATDIDYRCPGFDVRRDEVRFPDSETDGFHYVDEPPAVVVLPFTPDGDVVVIDEWRQAVGRVNRGLPAGTVEPEDAGGPEDAEDPDGDAADLEAAAARELAEETGYEAAAFERLTTVEPTNGMANAVHHHFLATGCEPTADRDLDHNESIAVETVPYDDLLEAVVDDGLRDGRAVTAVLWYELTRR, encoded by the coding sequence ATGGACGACTCCGCCGACCTCTCGTGGGAGACGCTCGCGACCGACATCGACTACCGCTGTCCCGGGTTCGACGTGCGCCGCGACGAGGTGCGGTTCCCGGACAGCGAGACCGACGGCTTCCACTACGTCGACGAGCCGCCGGCGGTCGTGGTCCTGCCTTTTACCCCCGACGGCGACGTGGTCGTGATAGACGAGTGGCGGCAGGCGGTCGGGCGGGTGAACCGCGGGCTCCCCGCGGGAACGGTCGAGCCCGAGGATGCGGGAGGCCCCGAAGACGCCGAGGACCCAGACGGCGACGCCGCCGACCTCGAAGCCGCCGCGGCCCGCGAACTCGCCGAGGAGACCGGCTACGAGGCGGCCGCGTTCGAGCGGCTGACGACGGTCGAGCCGACGAACGGGATGGCGAACGCGGTCCACCACCACTTCCTCGCGACGGGCTGTGAGCCGACCGCCGACCGCGACCTCGACCACAACGAGTCGATCGCGGTCGAGACGGTCCCGTACGACGACCTCCTCGAAGCCGTCGTCGACGACGGGCTCCGCGACGGCCGCGCCGTGACCGCGGTGTTGTGGTACGAGCTGACGCGGCGGTGA
- a CDS encoding CPBP family intramembrane glutamic endopeptidase: MTDPSSDDPGGSPASAPDGGSPTDGGPPTDGGSPGKAAETGATASTDRTRPSDRVVPAGDPSTGGDSLARTVGSAVAVGVLGVLAYVAVSLVFATVGQFVGGFSLGVSLALSLVVGQYVAFVGTGLAYLRLRGFDRARIVEYLGIERPSLLGLVIAVVGAVATFAVALTLSAVVASSGVEPAQNQGAAVAMQNPAIIPAIVLAMFLVVGPCEEFLFRGVVQSRLRESLPAAPAIVVASAVFAPAHVISLSGGGASGVAIAIGLLVFPSLLFGVVYEYTGNLVVVALMHALYNSILLSLLYIVIAYGPELERAAAGGAALLPV; encoded by the coding sequence ATGACCGATCCCTCCAGCGACGATCCCGGCGGCTCGCCGGCGAGTGCGCCGGACGGCGGCTCCCCGACAGACGGCGGACCACCGACAGACGGTGGTTCGCCGGGGAAGGCGGCAGAGACGGGCGCTACTGCGTCGACCGACCGAACCAGACCTAGTGATCGCGTCGTTCCGGCCGGCGACCCGTCTACCGGCGGCGACTCGCTCGCGAGGACGGTCGGCTCCGCGGTCGCCGTCGGCGTGCTCGGCGTTCTCGCGTACGTCGCCGTCTCGCTCGTCTTCGCGACGGTCGGCCAGTTTGTCGGCGGCTTCTCGCTCGGAGTCTCGCTCGCGCTCTCGCTCGTCGTGGGACAGTACGTCGCGTTCGTCGGGACAGGTCTCGCGTACCTGCGTCTCCGCGGCTTCGACCGGGCGCGGATCGTCGAGTACCTCGGGATCGAGCGCCCGAGTCTCCTCGGGCTCGTGATCGCCGTCGTCGGGGCGGTGGCGACGTTCGCAGTCGCGCTGACGCTGTCCGCGGTCGTGGCGAGTTCGGGCGTCGAGCCCGCGCAGAATCAGGGCGCGGCGGTGGCGATGCAGAACCCGGCCATCATCCCCGCGATCGTCCTCGCGATGTTCCTCGTCGTCGGCCCCTGCGAGGAGTTCCTCTTCCGCGGCGTCGTCCAGAGCCGGCTGCGCGAGTCGCTGCCGGCGGCCCCGGCCATCGTCGTCGCGAGCGCGGTGTTCGCCCCCGCGCACGTCATCTCGCTGTCCGGCGGCGGCGCGTCGGGCGTGGCGATCGCGATCGGCCTCCTCGTGTTCCCGAGCCTCCTGTTCGGCGTGGTGTACGAGTACACTGGGAACCTCGTCGTCGTCGCCCTGATGCACGCGCTGTACAACAGCATCCTCCTGTCTCTCCTCTACATCGTGATCGCGTATGGTCCGGAACTGGAGCGCGCAGCCGCCGGCGGAGCGGCGCTGCTGCCGGTCTGA
- a CDS encoding RimK/LysX family protein: MSSDSVRVGVLSLHNSKETKAICNAVEDLGHEPVWLREENAAISVEDGDVSVEPAVDVIANRLLLSNTDQPAELLGLATTFERIRPMLNEPDAVLAAIHKFATAATLADWNIRVPDALLALSNERLNQGRERFGDVGVYKTAIGTHGGGTWKVDLTERVNPKVGNRQAFLQKLIDRDDAQHRDLRVYIVGDEIVGSMYRYAPEGDWRTNVALGGAVEDATDDMPEEAAETALYAAEVMDLDYAGVDLVEGYDGWYVLEVNPTAGFKGLYEATGTSPAPHIARLAIETVGGEVDDDAVDRIAATLDDSRPSCAPVPKTTSSEQPDIGYIEEVVVTGTSGSTQALAKSDTGATRTSIDTQLAAEIGAGPIKSMTRVKSGSMKGGKARPVVDLVIGIGGNQHTVTASVEDRGHMEYPLLLGRDILSDYRVDVRRRADADEAERAEGGEILEEE; this comes from the coding sequence ATGAGTTCGGATTCGGTACGGGTGGGAGTGCTGTCGTTACACAACAGCAAGGAGACGAAGGCGATCTGCAACGCGGTCGAGGATCTGGGCCACGAGCCGGTGTGGCTCCGCGAGGAGAACGCCGCGATAAGCGTCGAGGACGGCGATGTCTCGGTTGAACCCGCCGTCGACGTCATCGCCAACCGCCTGCTGTTGTCGAACACCGATCAGCCCGCGGAGCTTCTGGGGCTCGCGACGACCTTCGAGCGGATCCGGCCGATGCTCAACGAGCCGGACGCGGTGCTCGCCGCGATCCACAAGTTCGCGACGGCCGCGACGCTCGCCGACTGGAACATCCGCGTGCCGGACGCCTTACTCGCGCTCTCGAACGAACGGCTCAATCAGGGCCGCGAGCGCTTCGGCGACGTTGGCGTGTACAAGACCGCTATCGGCACCCACGGCGGCGGGACGTGGAAGGTCGATCTTACGGAACGAGTGAATCCCAAGGTGGGGAACCGACAGGCGTTCCTCCAGAAGCTCATCGACCGCGACGACGCACAGCACCGCGACTTGCGCGTGTACATCGTCGGCGACGAGATCGTCGGCTCGATGTACCGCTACGCGCCCGAGGGCGACTGGCGCACGAACGTCGCGCTCGGCGGCGCGGTCGAGGACGCGACCGACGATATGCCGGAGGAAGCCGCAGAGACCGCCCTCTACGCGGCCGAAGTGATGGACCTCGACTACGCCGGCGTCGACCTCGTCGAGGGATACGACGGCTGGTACGTCCTCGAAGTCAATCCGACGGCCGGGTTCAAGGGACTGTATGAGGCGACGGGCACGAGCCCCGCGCCGCACATCGCGAGGCTCGCGATCGAGACGGTCGGCGGCGAGGTCGACGACGACGCAGTCGACCGGATCGCCGCGACGCTCGACGACTCGCGTCCCTCCTGTGCGCCGGTCCCGAAGACGACGAGCTCCGAACAGCCCGACATCGGCTACATCGAGGAGGTCGTCGTAACGGGCACCTCGGGATCGACGCAGGCGCTCGCGAAGTCGGACACGGGCGCGACACGGACCAGCATCGATACCCAGCTTGCCGCCGAGATCGGCGCAGGCCCGATAAAGAGCATGACGCGCGTAAAATCAGGGAGCATGAAGGGCGGAAAGGCGCGTCCGGTCGTCGATCTCGTCATCGGCATCGGCGGGAACCAACACACCGTCACCGCGAGCGTCGAGGACCGCGGACACATGGAATACCCGCTGTTGTTGGGCCGCGACATCCTCAGCGACTACCGCGTCGACGTGCGCCGCCGCGCGGACGCCGACGAGGCGGAACGCGCCGAGGGCGGCGAGATACTCGAGGAGGAGTAG
- a CDS encoding succinylglutamate desuccinylase/aspartoacylase family protein, whose product MSDDRVFTYNGGAVPPGETQNIRYGISETYLGDPVRIPVTIVNGERDGPTVFLTAAAHGDELNGIEVVREVAHEWDLSSLAGTLVCLPVLNVPGFIAQQRYLPVYDRDLNRSFPGKEGSTSSKRMAHQIYENFIAPCDFGLDFHTSTRGRTNMLHVRGDMTEKGVHRLAMAFGSNVIIDSDGPSGTLRGEATDDDIPTITIEMGEAHRFQRGLIDDALAGVRSVFAEYELLDADTVRWPGWRTIVAGAGEKTWLRADSGGIVDTHFESGSLVREGERIATITNPFKEDAVGVEAPFTGLLIGLLENPVVYPGNPLCHLVELDEATRRAIEAGDAPKPVGQPDSAD is encoded by the coding sequence ATGAGCGACGACCGGGTGTTCACGTACAACGGCGGCGCGGTGCCGCCCGGCGAGACGCAGAACATCCGCTACGGAATCAGCGAGACGTACCTCGGCGACCCGGTTCGGATCCCCGTGACGATCGTCAACGGCGAGCGCGACGGCCCGACCGTCTTCCTCACCGCGGCCGCCCACGGCGACGAACTCAACGGCATCGAGGTCGTCCGCGAGGTCGCCCACGAGTGGGACCTCTCTTCTCTCGCCGGCACCCTCGTCTGTCTCCCAGTACTCAACGTTCCCGGTTTCATCGCCCAGCAGCGCTACCTCCCCGTCTACGACCGCGATCTGAACCGCTCGTTCCCCGGGAAGGAGGGGTCGACAAGTTCGAAGCGAATGGCCCACCAGATCTACGAGAACTTCATCGCGCCCTGCGATTTCGGGCTCGACTTCCACACCTCCACCCGCGGTCGGACCAACATGCTCCACGTCCGCGGGGACATGACCGAGAAGGGCGTCCACCGCCTCGCGATGGCGTTCGGGTCGAACGTGATCATCGACAGCGACGGCCCGAGCGGCACGCTCCGGGGCGAGGCGACCGACGACGATATCCCCACGATCACGATAGAGATGGGCGAGGCGCACCGGTTCCAGCGCGGGCTGATAGACGACGCGCTCGCCGGCGTCCGGTCGGTGTTCGCGGAGTACGAACTGCTCGACGCCGACACGGTGCGCTGGCCCGGATGGCGGACGATCGTCGCCGGCGCGGGCGAGAAGACGTGGCTGCGCGCCGACTCCGGCGGTATCGTCGACACGCACTTCGAGAGCGGATCGCTCGTCCGCGAGGGCGAGCGGATCGCGACGATCACAAACCCGTTCAAGGAAGACGCCGTCGGCGTCGAAGCGCCGTTCACCGGACTGCTCATCGGGCTCTTGGAGAACCCGGTCGTCTACCCGGGGAACCCGCTCTGTCACCTCGTCGAACTCGACGAGGCGACGCGGCGCGCGATCGAGGCCGGCGACGCCCCGAAGCCGGTGGGACAGCCAGACTCGGCGGACTGA
- a CDS encoding NAD(P)/FAD-dependent oxidoreductase: MVDVAIVGGGPAGLSAGLFAGKNGLDTLLFDTDGTWMHKAHLFNYLGVGSVGGSEFMATARQQVDDFGVDRHQGEEVTDVAASDDGFTVTTDDGEYDADYVVLATGANRDLAESLGCEFDGDLVAVGVSMETSVEGAYATGAMVRAEEWQAVISAGDGAAAALNILSAEKGEHYHDFDVPDTASSVFGGLIDDE, encoded by the coding sequence ATGGTAGACGTCGCAATCGTCGGCGGTGGACCGGCAGGTCTCAGTGCGGGACTGTTTGCGGGCAAGAACGGCCTCGACACCCTCTTGTTCGACACCGACGGCACATGGATGCACAAAGCACATCTGTTCAATTATCTCGGCGTCGGATCCGTCGGGGGGAGCGAGTTCATGGCGACCGCCCGACAGCAGGTCGACGACTTCGGCGTCGACCGACACCAGGGCGAGGAAGTCACGGACGTCGCGGCGTCGGACGACGGGTTCACCGTGACGACAGACGACGGCGAGTACGACGCCGACTACGTCGTGTTAGCCACCGGCGCGAACCGCGACCTCGCGGAGTCGCTCGGCTGCGAGTTCGACGGCGACCTCGTCGCCGTCGGCGTCTCGATGGAGACGAGCGTCGAGGGCGCGTACGCGACCGGCGCGATGGTCCGCGCGGAGGAGTGGCAGGCGGTCATCTCGGCCGGCGACGGCGCGGCCGCCGCGCTCAACATTCTCTCGGCCGAGAAGGGCGAGCACTACCACGACTTCGACGTCCCAGACACCGCGAGTTCGGTGTTCGGCGGCCTCATCGACGACGAGTAG
- a CDS encoding S8 family serine peptidase → MGNWRGAKSADSVGTHRRLTAVRAAVTAICIALLAGVLLVALTSGAAAVGVAGVTATPLDHTNTATPLDDANGTVEVVVRFTPIETPADLGAVDADGTSATTATSEMANTSGTAATSEDHRDAVVDDLREHAAAEQGAFAEFAAAREGVTVERKLWLANAMVVTVDTDAVSASALLSVQNVTAVHENVEIEPVGGASSAPSGSSTTPRPRTAAPAQITADPSGRTTAGLRQIDVPAAWERFGTRGAGATVAVIDTGADSRHQDIDLDGWAAFDQQGALVSDDLADAGDSDGHGTHVAGTVAGGNASGTHIGVAPAAELHAIDVFAENETATFAGVIAAMEYATTDGDADVLQMSLGAPGAFREFVAPVRNARAAGAIVVVAAGNEGENTSTSPGNVHDALAVGAVNRDREVPPFSSGESVNATAAFETYPDDWPDRYVVPDVTAPGVGVVSAEANTTATYVQRQGTSMAAPHVAGVAALAVAATDGRVDDATLQAAIVETAIHPANATAPDDRYGHGVVDAPAAVGEAVERTTPEPSATDEAEGNVETGGTDSDPPDGGAATDGATPGFGPVPALVALVVAAAFAPVGVRDP, encoded by the coding sequence ATGGGCAATTGGCGAGGCGCGAAGTCGGCGGATTCGGTGGGGACTCACCGCCGGCTCACCGCCGTCAGAGCGGCCGTCACAGCGATCTGCATCGCGCTCCTCGCCGGCGTGCTCCTCGTCGCGCTCACGTCGGGAGCCGCCGCCGTCGGCGTCGCGGGCGTGACCGCCACGCCGCTCGACCACACAAACACCGCCACGCCGCTCGACGACGCGAACGGTACGGTGGAGGTCGTGGTCCGGTTCACGCCGATCGAGACTCCCGCCGACCTCGGCGCGGTCGACGCCGACGGCACGTCTGCTACGACCGCCACGTCTGAGATGGCTAACACGTCCGGGACGGCCGCCACGTCCGAGGATCACCGCGACGCCGTGGTCGACGACCTCCGCGAACACGCGGCCGCCGAACAGGGCGCGTTCGCGGAGTTCGCCGCCGCACGCGAGGGGGTCACGGTCGAACGCAAACTGTGGCTGGCGAACGCGATGGTCGTAACGGTCGATACAGACGCCGTGTCCGCGAGCGCGCTGCTGTCGGTCCAGAACGTCACCGCGGTCCACGAGAACGTCGAGATCGAACCGGTCGGCGGCGCGTCGTCGGCACCGAGCGGATCTTCCACCACACCTCGGCCGCGCACCGCCGCCCCCGCCCAGATCACAGCAGACCCCAGCGGCCGGACCACAGCGGGGCTCCGACAGATCGACGTCCCCGCCGCGTGGGAGCGGTTCGGAACCCGCGGCGCGGGCGCGACGGTGGCCGTCATCGACACCGGTGCCGACTCCCGGCATCAGGACATCGATCTGGACGGATGGGCGGCGTTCGATCAGCAGGGTGCGCTCGTGAGCGACGACCTCGCGGACGCGGGCGACTCGGACGGCCACGGAACTCACGTCGCCGGCACGGTCGCGGGCGGAAACGCGTCGGGGACACACATCGGCGTCGCTCCGGCGGCCGAACTCCACGCGATCGACGTGTTCGCCGAGAACGAGACGGCGACGTTTGCGGGCGTGATCGCGGCCATGGAGTACGCGACGACGGACGGCGACGCCGACGTGCTCCAGATGAGCCTCGGCGCGCCGGGCGCGTTCCGCGAGTTCGTCGCCCCGGTGCGGAACGCCCGCGCCGCGGGCGCGATCGTCGTCGTGGCCGCCGGAAACGAGGGCGAGAACACCTCTACGAGCCCCGGTAACGTCCACGACGCTCTCGCGGTCGGCGCGGTCAACCGCGACCGAGAGGTGCCGCCGTTCTCCAGCGGGGAGTCGGTCAACGCGACCGCGGCCTTCGAGACGTATCCGGACGATTGGCCGGACCGGTACGTCGTCCCGGACGTGACGGCACCGGGCGTCGGCGTCGTCAGCGCCGAGGCGAACACGACCGCCACCTACGTCCAGCGGCAGGGAACGAGCATGGCGGCTCCACACGTCGCCGGCGTCGCCGCGCTCGCGGTCGCCGCGACCGACGGACGAGTCGACGACGCGACGTTGCAGGCCGCGATCGTCGAGACCGCGATCCATCCCGCGAACGCGACCGCCCCCGACGACCGGTACGGACACGGCGTCGTCGACGCGCCGGCGGCGGTCGGTGAGGCAGTCGAACGAACGACGCCGGAACCGAGCGCGACGGACGAAGCCGAGGGGAACGTCGAAACCGGCGGGACCGATTCTGATCCCCCGGACGGCGGTGCCGCGACCGACGGCGCGACGCCCGGGTTCGGCCCCGTCCCCGCGCTCGTCGCGCTCGTGGTCGCCGCGGCGTTCGCGCCCGTCGGAGTTCGGGACCCGTGA